A region from the Candidatus Buchananbacteria bacterium genome encodes:
- the rplS gene encoding 50S ribosomal protein L19, which produces MADKKQAADAVEHKKKEVARQALPDLKPGMTVKVHQQISEQGPKGEKKRIQVFEGIILAHKHGKQTGATITVRKISEGVGVEKIFPIHSPNVIKIEPVKQAKVRQSKLYYLRTSKKRLKEKKVEAK; this is translated from the coding sequence ATGGCAGATAAAAAACAAGCGGCTGACGCTGTCGAACACAAAAAGAAAGAAGTTGCCCGACAAGCTTTACCGGATCTTAAACCTGGCATGACCGTAAAAGTTCATCAACAAATCAGCGAACAAGGACCAAAAGGTGAAAAGAAAAGGATTCAGGTCTTTGAAGGAATCATCTTGGCCCATAAGCACGGCAAGCAGACGGGTGCCACAATCACCGTTCGAAAAATTTCTGAAGGGGTTGGGGTGGAAAAAATATTTCCCATTCACTCACCAAACGTTATTAAAATTGAACCGGTGAAACAAGCTAAAGTTCGCCAGTCAAAACTCTACTACCTGCGAACCAGCAAAAAACGACTGAAAGAAAAAAAAGTTGAAGCGAAATAA
- the gmk gene encoding guanylate kinase: MNKKTNKVFIISGPSGVGKTSVAKGVLKRLPFLKTTVTYTTRTKRLGKKEDKTIIHVSEEEFRTKVAAGDFLEWAVVHNNFYGTDAQVVAQELKKNSLLMNIDVQGALQIKQKMPAKTVLIFLKTENIDELAKRIKHREKMPEAILKIRLQNARKELILAKKYDYIIINKAHKLTETINQVIKIINENI, encoded by the coding sequence ATGAACAAAAAAACAAATAAAGTATTCATTATCTCCGGACCAAGTGGTGTCGGCAAAACGAGCGTTGCCAAGGGAGTTTTAAAAAGACTACCCTTTTTAAAAACAACTGTCACTTATACTACGCGCACGAAACGGCTGGGGAAGAAAGAAGACAAAACCATTATCCACGTTTCCGAGGAAGAGTTTCGCACCAAAGTTGCGGCGGGTGATTTTTTAGAATGGGCCGTGGTACATAATAACTTCTACGGTACGGACGCTCAAGTAGTAGCTCAGGAGCTGAAAAAAAATAGCCTTTTGATGAACATTGACGTTCAGGGGGCGCTACAAATTAAGCAGAAAATGCCAGCCAAAACCGTCTTAATTTTCTTAAAAACCGAAAATATTGATGAGCTCGCTAAACGTATTAAACACCGGGAAAAAATGCCGGAAGCTATCCTCAAGATCAGACTGCAAAATGCCCGCAAAGAGCTTATTTTGGCAAAAAAGTATGATTACATCATCATCAACAAGGCACATAAATTGACCGAAACAATTAATCAGGTTATTAAGATAATAAACGAAAATATTTAA
- a CDS encoding RluA family pseudouridine synthase, with translation MLEKIIITNENENQRLDKFLTEKLHEDSRSRIKKMIKQGLVLINNKPAKVHQFLKVNDEITVLPDAETKAETSVTQQSATTLEPKIIFEDNNFLVLDKPDGLLVHPTDLNEPGTLVEWVHQKYPEIETVGEYKYRGGIIHRLDKDVSGVIVIAKNDQTFYHLKEQFKQRQVKKIYYALVYGHPTQPEGEINLPIGRNKDGQFVAHPRRGTEKFNSKDKVAKTKYKVLEYIKDYTLLEVQILTGRTHQIRAHLSAIGHPIIGDQIYKPKKNFLHFFQHKVKVINPGRIFLHSAQIGFNDFDNHWVEFNSPLPEKLTAFLHEQKNK, from the coding sequence ATGCTTGAAAAAATTATTATCACTAACGAAAATGAAAACCAGCGCCTTGATAAGTTTTTAACCGAAAAACTGCACGAGGATTCTCGATCAAGAATAAAAAAAATGATCAAGCAGGGTTTGGTTTTAATTAACAACAAACCAGCCAAGGTCCACCAATTCCTAAAAGTTAATGATGAAATCACCGTACTGCCCGATGCGGAAACCAAAGCCGAGACATCCGTTACCCAACAGTCAGCCACTACCCTGGAACCGAAAATAATTTTTGAAGATAACAATTTTTTGGTACTAGACAAGCCAGATGGTCTTTTGGTTCACCCGACCGACCTTAATGAACCCGGCACTCTTGTTGAATGGGTGCATCAAAAATATCCGGAAATCGAGACCGTCGGAGAATACAAATACCGCGGTGGTATTATTCATCGGCTTGATAAAGATGTTTCTGGTGTAATCGTTATCGCCAAAAATGATCAAACGTTTTACCATCTAAAAGAACAATTTAAGCAACGCCAGGTTAAAAAAATTTACTACGCACTGGTCTATGGGCATCCGACTCAGCCCGAAGGTGAAATCAATTTACCGATTGGACGAAATAAAGATGGCCAATTTGTAGCCCATCCTCGGCGTGGCACCGAAAAATTTAACAGCAAAGACAAAGTTGCCAAAACTAAATACAAAGTATTAGAATATATTAAAGATTATACGTTACTTGAAGTCCAAATTCTAACCGGCCGGACCCACCAAATCAGAGCACACTTATCTGCTATTGGCCACCCAATTATTGGCGACCAAATTTACAAGCCAAAGAAAAACTTTCTGCATTTCTTCCAACATAAGGTTAAAGTTATTAACCCTGGCAGGATCTTCTTGCATTCGGCCCAAATCGGATTCAATGATTTTGATAACCATTGGGTAGAATTTAATTCCCCGCTACCTGAAAAACTAACCGCTTTTCTTCATGAACAAAAAAACAAATAA
- a CDS encoding CCA tRNA nucleotidyltransferase — protein MKNIPIKLKKWSIQPFIKQFYKQLPEAEIFLVGGAVRDMLLNRPTTDFDLVVRNVSKPTLEKFLTAHGKVNLVGKKFGVFKFVPKGWVGTEIDIALPRTEHSINFSGGYKDFKINSSAKLKIEDDLGRRDFTINAIAYDVKNKKLLDPYQGLQDLNHKVIRAVGAPTQRFKEDYSRMLRAIRFSAQLNFVIEHQTWSAIKRQIKHLKTVGGKPIVPFEVIAKELNKAMSANATKTIQLLDESGALKILIPELLKMKNCPQPTNWHSEGDCWIHTMLAVENLADKKFKAEFKNQQPTPELIWATIFHDLGKPYTIKHEDRIRFNNHDNVSAQKWRLIAERLKLSSAGVDINRVEKIIAKHMLPANAKHSEMKDTTIEKYFFKPDFPGTELLMLIFADISATIPEKTGRPDFTQYRMIKKRINRLKQRLGNKNGLIKPLVTGNDLIKNLKLPSGPLIGKLLISAREAQLAGKIKTKQQALAFLRNLLK, from the coding sequence ATGAAAAATATTCCAATTAAGTTAAAAAAGTGGTCTATTCAACCATTCATCAAACAATTTTATAAGCAGCTTCCGGAAGCTGAAATTTTTTTAGTTGGCGGTGCCGTTCGCGACATGCTTCTAAATCGCCCCACGACCGATTTTGATTTAGTTGTTCGTAACGTTTCCAAACCAACACTGGAAAAATTTTTAACCGCCCATGGCAAAGTTAATCTGGTTGGTAAAAAATTCGGCGTCTTTAAGTTTGTTCCCAAAGGCTGGGTTGGCACTGAAATTGATATTGCTTTGCCGCGCACCGAACACTCGATTAACTTCAGTGGCGGCTACAAAGATTTTAAAATTAACAGCAGCGCTAAATTAAAAATTGAAGATGATCTTGGCCGGCGTGATTTTACTATCAATGCCATTGCATATGACGTAAAAAATAAAAAATTACTTGACCCGTACCAAGGCCTTCAAGACTTAAACCATAAAGTGATTCGGGCAGTTGGCGCCCCAACACAACGATTCAAAGAAGACTATTCTCGCATGCTGCGAGCCATCAGATTTAGTGCCCAGCTTAATTTTGTAATTGAACACCAAACTTGGTCAGCAATTAAACGCCAGATTAAACATCTTAAAACAGTCGGGGGCAAACCAATTGTTCCCTTTGAGGTTATAGCTAAAGAGTTGAACAAAGCAATGAGCGCCAATGCAACCAAAACGATTCAACTACTGGACGAATCAGGAGCATTAAAAATTTTAATCCCTGAATTACTAAAAATGAAAAACTGTCCGCAGCCGACCAATTGGCATTCTGAAGGCGACTGTTGGATCCACACTATGCTGGCAGTTGAAAACCTTGCTGACAAAAAATTTAAAGCGGAATTCAAAAACCAACAGCCCACTCCTGAATTAATTTGGGCGACTATCTTTCATGACCTCGGCAAACCCTACACCATTAAACACGAAGATCGAATTCGGTTTAATAATCATGACAATGTCTCAGCTCAAAAATGGCGACTGATTGCTGAACGGCTAAAATTATCCTCCGCCGGCGTTGACATTAATCGCGTTGAAAAAATCATTGCCAAACACATGCTGCCGGCAAATGCCAAACACTCTGAAATGAAAGACACTACGATTGAAAAATATTTTTTCAAGCCGGACTTTCCGGGCACGGAACTCCTGATGTTGATTTTTGCGGATATTTCCGCTACGATTCCTGAAAAAACCGGCCGGCCTGATTTCACCCAATACCGAATGATTAAAAAAAGAATTAACCGCCTCAAACAACGCTTAGGCAATAAAAACGGCCTTATTAAGCCGCTGGTGACCGGTAACGACCTTATTAAAAACCTAAAATTACCGAGCGGACCACTGATTGGCAAACTATTGATTTCGGCCCGAGAGGCACAGCTAGCCGGCAAAATAAAAACCAAACAGCAGGCACTCGCCTTTCTGAGGAACTTACTTAAATAA